Proteins from a genomic interval of Zingiber officinale cultivar Zhangliang chromosome 2A, Zo_v1.1, whole genome shotgun sequence:
- the LOC122041222 gene encoding probable mediator of RNA polymerase II transcription subunit 26c, with translation METDDLRRLMRGAGLDLWSLIDAAISVAAAEHGEELRSRRDGIVQRLYSADGRCGNCGSSGGRSGSPVALKREEARGRSSPWEKRIGAGEGASPTPSPDSMNNAVEVDDKEEEQEEDAPRSYSHSIEEEKRKILAIKQFLDDTDQPEDSLVSLLQNLADMDITFKTLKETDIGRHVNNHRKHPSNEVRQLVKQLVRKWKDLVDEWAKSNSTNDTASPAIISNGDSPQQIHGRNSQNGNQIPEFGNSPNSNAVGYLNTEGYSSEPIETKVKKPAQNPAKYNGSSTRPLSSASLAKAKEQRDNSPDAEKLAFARKRLHENYLEAQNAKKQRTIQVMDIHEIPKPKNSFVRKGVFHGKH, from the exons ATGGAGACGGACGACCTGCGGAGGCTGATGCGCGGCGCCGGCTTGGATCTGTGGTCCTTGATCGACGCCGCCATCTCCGTCGCGGCGGCGGAGCACGGGGAGGAGTTGCGCTCGAGGAGAGATGGGATCGTGCAGCGGCTCTACTCCGCCGATGGGCGGTGCGGGAACTGCGGCTCCTCCGGCGGCCGCAGCGGCAGCCCCGTGGCGCTGAAGAGGGAGGAGGCGAGGGGGAGAAGTAGTCCGTGGGAGAAGAGGATAGGAGCCGGGGAGGGGGCGTCCCCCACGCCGTCTCCAGATTCTATGAATAACGCCGTGGAGGTGGACGACAAGGAGGAGGAGCAAGaggaagatgctcctaggagtTATAGTCATTCGATCGAGGAAGAAAAGAGGAAAATCTTGGCCATCAAACAGTTTTTGGATGATACCGATCAG CCGGAGGATTCTTTGGTTAGCTTGCTGCAGAATCTAGCTGACATGGATATCACATTCAAAACTCTCAAA GAAACGGACATCGGAAGGCATGTGAATAATCACCGGAAGCATCCTTCCAATGAAGTCCGGCAACTGGTGAAGCAACTTGTTAG GAAGTGGAAAGATCTTGTGGACGAGTGGGCGAAATCCAATTCCACAAACGACACTGCTTCGCCAGCAATTATCT CCAATGGAGACTCTCCGCAGCAGATACATGGAAGGAACTCTCAAAATGGCAACCAA ATTCCAGAGTTTGGAAATTCACCTAATTCAAATG CTGTTGGCTACTTGAACACGGAGGGCTACAGCTCAGAACCGATAGAGACAAAGGTGAAAAAACCCGCCCAAAATCCAGCAAAATACAATGGCAGTTCCACCCGCCCACTATCCTCTGCTTCTCTAGCC AAGGCGAAGGAACAGAGGGACAACTCCCCGGAcgctgagaagcttgcttttgcCAGAAAAAGACTCCATGAGAACTATCTTGAAGCACAGAATG CCAAAAAGCAACGAACAATTCAGGTGATGGACATCCACGAGATACCAAAGCCCAAGAATTCCTTCGTCCGaaaaggcgtcttccatgggAAGCACTGA